From Streptomyces cyaneogriseus subsp. noncyanogenus, the proteins below share one genomic window:
- a CDS encoding M23 family metallopeptidase: MPSSRRLRLFVPALLCALAVLAARPTDVTDHPSGSGVRLSAEVARLYEAAAATAREYEAVRRAAEEERAKARRIEKLLDRRRREIAVMHKDLGRIAREQYRKGGGLPLTVQMILADDPEKLMRGHRAVWQADAAVDHALEESRRAEERLTADEAKAATARQRLERRNAELAGLKQGIERKLRAARARLQGRADTSVAAGACPGAVRLDQPKADVTRAWVAPVERYRLSASFGSGGKRWTHRHTGQDFAVPVGTPVRAVGAGRVVRVACKGPFGIQAVVQHPGGYYTQYAHLAAVAVDQGDRVAPGQWIGQSGSTGNSSGPHLHFEVRVTPAMGSAVDPVPWLARRGVTL; the protein is encoded by the coding sequence ATGCCCTCATCCCGCCGCCTCAGGCTGTTCGTCCCGGCACTGCTGTGCGCGCTCGCCGTGCTCGCGGCCCGCCCGACCGATGTCACCGACCATCCCTCCGGTTCCGGTGTGCGGCTGAGCGCGGAGGTGGCCCGGCTGTACGAGGCGGCCGCCGCGACGGCCCGGGAGTACGAGGCGGTGCGGCGTGCGGCCGAGGAGGAACGGGCGAAGGCCCGGCGGATCGAGAAGCTGCTCGACCGCCGGCGCCGGGAGATCGCCGTCATGCACAAGGATCTCGGGCGGATCGCGCGTGAGCAGTACCGCAAGGGCGGCGGGCTCCCGCTGACCGTGCAGATGATCCTCGCGGATGACCCGGAGAAACTGATGCGTGGTCACCGTGCGGTGTGGCAGGCGGATGCGGCCGTCGACCACGCCCTCGAGGAGAGCAGACGGGCCGAGGAGCGGCTCACCGCCGACGAGGCGAAGGCCGCGACGGCCCGGCAGCGGCTGGAACGGCGGAATGCCGAGCTGGCCGGGCTGAAACAGGGCATCGAGCGCAAACTCCGGGCGGCGCGGGCGCGGTTGCAGGGACGGGCGGACACCTCCGTGGCGGCCGGCGCGTGTCCCGGCGCGGTCCGGCTCGACCAGCCGAAGGCGGACGTCACACGCGCGTGGGTGGCGCCGGTGGAGAGGTACCGACTGTCCGCGTCCTTCGGCAGCGGCGGGAAGCGCTGGACGCACCGGCACACCGGGCAGGACTTCGCGGTCCCGGTGGGAACGCCGGTACGCGCGGTGGGTGCGGGCCGGGTGGTGCGGGTGGCGTGCAAGGGACCCTTCGGCATCCAGGCCGTCGTCCAGCACCCGGGCGGCTACTACACGCAGTACGCCCATCTCGCCGCCGTCGCCGTCGACCAGGGGGACCGCGTCGCCCCGGGCCAGTGGATCGGCCAGTCGGGCAGCACGGGCAACTCCTCAGGGCCGCATCTGCACTTCGAGGTGCGGGTCACTCCGGCGATGGGATCGGCAGTGGACCCGGTGCCGTGGCTGGCGCGGCGGGGGGTGACGCTGTGA
- a CDS encoding Cof-type HAD-IIB family hydrolase: protein MRDNDRVTSATRQPETPAPTVPPRLIATDLDGTLLRDDKSVSPRTVAALAAAEEAGIEVFFVTGRPARWMDVVSDHVHGHGLAICGNGAAVVDLHGGPGAHRFVKVRELARENALDTVRLLREAAPGTVYAIEQPHDFNQEPGYPRLHVEAPDVFAPAEELLGPDGPAADDPVLKILAFHPDLDPDAFLTLARLAVGDRATVTRSSPSALLEISGPGVSKASTLALCCAERGISHEEVVAFGDMPNDVEMLTWAGQSYAMGNAHPDVIAAASGQTVANNEDGVAVVIERMLAERF from the coding sequence ATGCGGGACAATGACCGGGTGACCTCAGCGACTCGACAGCCAGAGACACCGGCCCCGACCGTCCCCCCGCGGCTGATCGCCACCGATCTGGACGGCACGCTGCTGCGGGACGACAAGTCGGTCTCCCCGCGCACGGTCGCCGCGCTGGCCGCCGCGGAGGAGGCCGGCATCGAGGTCTTCTTCGTCACCGGCCGCCCGGCCCGCTGGATGGACGTCGTCAGTGACCACGTCCACGGTCACGGCCTCGCCATCTGCGGCAACGGCGCGGCCGTCGTCGATCTGCACGGCGGCCCCGGCGCCCACCGGTTCGTGAAGGTGCGGGAGCTGGCCCGGGAGAACGCGCTGGACACCGTACGGCTGCTGCGCGAGGCGGCGCCGGGCACGGTGTACGCGATCGAGCAGCCGCACGACTTCAACCAGGAGCCGGGGTACCCGAGACTGCACGTGGAGGCCCCCGACGTGTTCGCGCCCGCCGAGGAACTCCTCGGCCCGGACGGGCCCGCCGCCGACGACCCGGTGCTCAAGATCCTCGCCTTCCATCCCGACCTCGACCCCGACGCCTTCCTCACACTGGCCCGGCTGGCCGTCGGCGACCGGGCCACCGTGACCCGGTCCAGCCCCAGCGCCCTGCTGGAGATCAGCGGACCGGGTGTCTCCAAGGCCAGCACGCTCGCCCTGTGCTGCGCGGAGCGCGGCATCTCCCACGAGGAGGTCGTCGCCTTCGGGGACATGCCGAACGACGTCGAGATGCTCACCTGGGCCGGCCAGTCCTACGCGATGGGCAACGCACACCCCGACGTGATCGCCGCCGCGTCGGGGCAGACGGTCGCCAACAACGAGGACGGGGTCGCGGTCGTCATCGAGCGGATGCTGGCGGAACGTTTCTGA
- a CDS encoding LLM class flavin-dependent oxidoreductase, producing the protein MSLRLSTVILPYRRWHEGGRWAWTHAEELGFHAAYTYDHLSWRSFRDGPWFGAVPTLTAAAAATERLRLGTLVTSPNFRHPVTLAKELISLDDISGGRITLGIGAGGTGFDATALGQEPWTPRERADRFAEFVALLDRLLTQDSVSYEGDFYAAHEARNIPGCVQRPRLPFAVAATGPRGLRLAARYGQAWVTTGDPKLYENGTPEQSVQALRGQIERLADACAEAGREATGLGKVLLTGFTPNRGRPLESLDAFVDFAGRHQELGFTEIVVHWPIPESDFAADQKVFEQIAMEAPAQLR; encoded by the coding sequence ATGAGTCTGCGCCTGAGCACCGTGATCCTCCCGTACCGCCGCTGGCACGAGGGGGGCCGTTGGGCCTGGACGCATGCCGAGGAGCTCGGCTTCCACGCGGCCTACACGTACGACCACCTGTCCTGGCGCAGCTTCCGGGACGGCCCCTGGTTCGGTGCGGTCCCCACGCTCACCGCCGCCGCGGCGGCCACCGAGCGGCTGCGCCTGGGCACCCTGGTGACCTCGCCGAACTTCCGGCACCCGGTGACTCTCGCCAAGGAGCTGATCTCCCTCGACGACATCTCCGGTGGGCGGATCACGCTGGGCATAGGCGCGGGCGGCACCGGCTTCGACGCCACCGCACTGGGGCAGGAGCCGTGGACGCCGCGCGAGCGGGCCGACCGGTTCGCCGAGTTCGTCGCCCTCCTCGACCGGCTGCTCACGCAGGACTCGGTGTCGTACGAGGGGGACTTCTACGCAGCGCACGAGGCGCGCAACATCCCCGGGTGCGTCCAACGGCCCCGGCTGCCCTTCGCGGTCGCCGCCACCGGGCCGCGCGGGCTGCGGCTCGCCGCACGGTACGGACAGGCGTGGGTGACCACGGGCGACCCGAAGCTGTACGAGAACGGCACCCCCGAGCAGTCGGTCCAGGCGCTGCGCGGGCAGATCGAGCGGCTGGCCGACGCCTGTGCCGAGGCCGGACGCGAGGCCACCGGACTCGGCAAGGTCCTGCTCACCGGTTTCACTCCGAACCGGGGCCGGCCGCTGGAGTCCCTGGACGCGTTCGTGGACTTCGCGGGCCGGCACCAGGAGCTCGGCTTCACGGAGATCGTCGTGCACTGGCCGATCCCGGAGTCGGACTTCGCGGCCGACCAGAAGGTCTTCGAGCAGATCGCCATGGAGGCTCCGGCGCAACTGCGCTGA
- a CDS encoding SDR family oxidoreductase has product MTVLEGARERRVHSGGVDLCVAEMGDARQPTVVLVHGYPDSKEVWSEVAARLADRFHVVLYDVRGHGGSTAPRPLRGGFTLERLTDDFLAVADAVSPGRPVHLVGHDWGSVQGWEFVTVRRAEGRIASFTSVSGPSLDHFGHWLAERAGRSTPRRLGQLLGQGARSWYVYALHTPVLPELAWRGPLGKHWPGLLRRVEKPPTDGYPTPSLPRDAAHGAWLYRDNVRARLRRPRTDAYAHAPVQLVVPLKDVFISERLYDGLERWAPRLTRRTLPARHWVPRTRPDLLAGWITDFVTAVENDRPAVVAAGAHTARFAGQLVLVTGAGGGIGRATALAFAGSGARVVAVDRDAGAAARTAELARDAGAPAAWAETADVSDEQAMEKLAARVAAEYGVVDVLVNNAGIGLAGSFFDTTPEDWKKVLDVNLWGVIHGCRLFGRQMSERGQGGHIVNVASAAAYQPSRALAAYGASKAAVLMLSECLRAELAGRGIGVTAVCPGPVTTGITGTAHFAGAGADEEEQRRKRAARLYGMRNYPPEKVADAILDAVVRDRAVVPVTPEARGARLLHRFLPRVSRAVARVKPPV; this is encoded by the coding sequence GTGACGGTGCTCGAAGGTGCGCGGGAACGGCGGGTGCACTCCGGCGGAGTCGACCTGTGCGTGGCCGAGATGGGGGACGCTCGGCAGCCGACGGTCGTCCTGGTGCACGGTTACCCGGACAGCAAGGAGGTCTGGTCGGAGGTGGCCGCACGCCTGGCGGACCGCTTCCACGTGGTGCTGTACGACGTCCGGGGCCACGGCGGATCGACGGCGCCGCGCCCCTTGCGGGGCGGGTTCACGCTGGAGAGGCTCACCGACGACTTCCTGGCGGTCGCGGACGCCGTCAGCCCCGGCCGGCCGGTGCATCTGGTGGGGCACGACTGGGGCTCGGTGCAGGGCTGGGAGTTCGTCACCGTCCGGCGCGCCGAAGGGCGGATCGCCTCCTTCACCTCGGTGTCCGGCCCGTCCCTCGACCACTTCGGGCACTGGCTCGCCGAACGGGCCGGACGGTCCACCCCGCGCCGCCTCGGCCAGCTCCTCGGCCAGGGCGCCAGGTCCTGGTACGTCTACGCGCTGCACACCCCCGTGCTGCCCGAACTCGCCTGGCGCGGTCCGCTCGGCAAGCACTGGCCGGGCCTCCTGCGCCGCGTCGAGAAGCCGCCCACGGACGGTTACCCGACCCCGTCGCTGCCGAGGGACGCGGCCCACGGCGCCTGGCTGTACCGGGACAACGTACGGGCCCGGCTGCGCCGCCCGCGCACGGACGCGTACGCCCACGCCCCCGTGCAGCTCGTCGTCCCCCTGAAGGACGTCTTCATCTCCGAGCGGCTCTACGACGGGCTGGAGCGGTGGGCGCCGCGTCTGACCCGGCGCACGCTGCCGGCCCGGCACTGGGTCCCGCGCACCCGGCCCGACCTGCTGGCGGGCTGGATCACGGACTTCGTCACCGCCGTGGAGAACGACCGTCCGGCGGTGGTGGCGGCCGGGGCGCACACCGCCCGCTTCGCCGGGCAGCTCGTGCTGGTCACCGGCGCGGGCGGCGGCATCGGGCGGGCGACCGCGCTCGCGTTCGCCGGGTCCGGGGCGCGTGTGGTGGCCGTCGACCGGGACGCCGGGGCAGCGGCGCGCACCGCCGAACTGGCCCGCGACGCCGGTGCTCCCGCCGCCTGGGCCGAGACCGCGGACGTCTCCGACGAACAGGCGATGGAGAAGCTGGCCGCGCGGGTCGCCGCCGAGTACGGCGTGGTGGACGTCCTGGTCAACAACGCCGGGATCGGGCTGGCGGGCTCCTTCTTCGACACCACCCCGGAGGACTGGAAGAAGGTCCTCGACGTCAACCTGTGGGGCGTGATCCACGGCTGCCGCCTCTTCGGCCGGCAGATGTCCGAGCGCGGCCAGGGCGGCCACATCGTCAATGTCGCCTCGGCGGCCGCCTACCAGCCCTCCAGGGCCCTCGCCGCCTACGGCGCCTCCAAGGCGGCGGTGCTGATGCTGAGCGAGTGCCTGCGCGCCGAGCTGGCCGGCCGGGGCATCGGCGTGACGGCGGTGTGCCCGGGGCCGGTCACCACCGGCATCACCGGCACCGCGCACTTCGCCGGGGCCGGCGCCGACGAGGAGGAGCAGCGTCGCAAGCGCGCCGCGCGTCTGTACGGGATGCGCAACTATCCGCCGGAGAAGGTGGCCGACGCGATCCTGGACGCGGTCGTGCGCGACAGGGCCGTCGTGCCCGTCACACCCGAGGCCCGGGGGGCGCGTCTGCTGCACCGGTTCCTGCCTCGGGTCTCGCGGGCGGTGGCACGCGTGAAACCGCCGGTGTGA
- a CDS encoding ABC transporter ATP-binding protein, with product MIATESLSKRFPKVTALDRLTVDIGPGVTGLVGANGAGKSTLIKILLGLSPATEGRAEVLGLDVATEGAAIRERVGYMPEHDCLPPDVSATEFVVHMARMSGLPPTAARERTADTLRHVGLYEERYRPIGGYSTGMKQRVKLAQALVHDPQLVFLDEPTNGLDPVGRDEMLGLIRRVHTDFGISVLVTSHLLGELERTCDHVVVVDGGKLLRASSTTDFTQTTTTLALEVTDTDTHPDGTRAVRDALHARGVTVQDGSGLPGAGHVLLLTVTAEETYDLVRDVIAELGLGLVRMEQRRHHIAEVFTTGDGQDERDEQRKEAVGHGG from the coding sequence GTGATCGCGACCGAAAGCCTGAGCAAGCGGTTCCCCAAGGTGACCGCTCTCGACCGGCTCACCGTGGACATAGGGCCCGGTGTGACCGGACTCGTCGGCGCCAACGGGGCCGGCAAGTCCACCCTGATCAAGATCCTGCTGGGCCTGTCCCCCGCCACCGAGGGCCGCGCCGAAGTGCTCGGACTCGACGTCGCCACCGAGGGCGCCGCCATCCGCGAACGGGTCGGCTACATGCCGGAGCACGACTGCCTGCCGCCGGACGTCTCGGCCACCGAGTTCGTCGTCCACATGGCGCGCATGTCCGGCCTGCCCCCCACCGCGGCGCGTGAGCGCACCGCGGACACCCTGCGCCACGTCGGCCTCTACGAGGAGCGGTACCGCCCCATCGGCGGCTACTCCACCGGCATGAAGCAGCGCGTGAAGCTCGCCCAGGCGCTCGTCCACGACCCGCAGCTCGTCTTCCTCGACGAGCCGACCAACGGCCTCGACCCGGTCGGCCGCGACGAGATGCTCGGCCTGATCCGCCGCGTCCACACCGACTTCGGCATCTCGGTCCTGGTCACCTCCCACCTGCTGGGCGAACTGGAGCGCACCTGCGACCACGTCGTCGTCGTCGACGGCGGCAAACTGCTGCGCGCCAGCTCCACCACCGACTTCACCCAGACCACGACCACCCTCGCGCTCGAGGTCACCGACACCGACACGCACCCCGACGGCACCCGCGCGGTGCGCGACGCGCTCCACGCGCGCGGGGTGACCGTCCAGGACGGCAGCGGCCTGCCGGGCGCGGGCCATGTGCTGCTGCTGACCGTGACGGCCGAGGAGACCTACGACCTGGTCCGGGACGTCATCGCGGAGCTCGGCCTGGGCCTGGTGCGCATGGAGCAGCGCCGGCACCACATCGCCGAGGTCTTCACCACCGGCGACGGGCAGGACGAGCGCGACGAGCAGCGGAAGGAGGCGGTCGGCCATGGCGGCTGA
- a CDS encoding membrane protein, translating into MAAERPAAAPPGDQTRIHNIGYRSYDGPRLGRAYARRSLYSQSLRGAYGLGRSARSKVLPMLLFVVMCLPAAIMVAVAVVTKSDQLPLDYTRYAIVMQAVISLYLASQAPQSVSRDLRFKTVPLYFSRPIETADYVGAKYAALASAMFLLTAAPLLVLYAGALLAKLDFADQTEGFLQGLVSVALLSLLFAGIGLVIAAVTPRRGFGIAAVIAVLTITYGAVSTLQAIAEVQGSTGAIAWIGLFSPITLIDGVQSAFLGATSSYPGGAGPDGAEGAVHLLVTLGLIAASYGLLVRRYKKVGL; encoded by the coding sequence ATGGCGGCTGAACGGCCCGCGGCGGCACCTCCGGGTGACCAGACCCGCATCCACAACATCGGTTACCGGAGCTACGACGGCCCGCGCCTGGGCCGCGCCTACGCCCGCCGCTCCCTCTACTCGCAGTCCCTGCGCGGCGCCTACGGCCTCGGCCGCTCGGCCCGGTCCAAGGTGCTGCCGATGCTGCTGTTCGTGGTGATGTGCCTGCCCGCCGCGATCATGGTCGCCGTGGCCGTCGTCACCAAGTCGGACCAACTGCCGCTCGACTACACGCGCTACGCGATCGTCATGCAGGCCGTCATCAGCCTGTACCTCGCCTCGCAGGCCCCCCAGTCCGTCTCCCGCGACCTGCGCTTCAAGACCGTGCCGCTGTACTTCTCGCGGCCCATCGAGACCGCCGACTACGTGGGCGCCAAGTACGCGGCACTGGCCTCGGCGATGTTCCTCCTGACCGCCGCCCCGCTGCTGGTGCTCTACGCCGGAGCGCTGCTGGCCAAGCTCGACTTCGCCGACCAGACCGAAGGATTCCTCCAGGGACTCGTCTCCGTGGCACTGCTCTCTCTGCTCTTCGCGGGCATCGGCCTGGTCATCGCCGCGGTCACCCCGCGGCGCGGCTTCGGCATCGCGGCCGTCATCGCCGTCCTGACCATCACCTACGGCGCCGTCTCCACCCTCCAGGCCATCGCGGAGGTGCAGGGCAGCACCGGGGCCATCGCCTGGATCGGCCTGTTCTCGCCGATCACGCTCATCGACGGCGTGCAGTCCGCGTTCCTCGGCGCCACCTCGTCCTACCCCGGCGGGGCGGGCCCGGACGGTGCGGAGGGTGCCGTCCACCTCCTGGTCACCCTGGGCCTGATCGCCGCGAGCTACGGCCTGCTGGTGCGCCGCTACAAGAAGGTGGGCCTGTGA
- a CDS encoding ABC transporter ATP-binding protein: protein MSTLSLDHVSRWFGNVVAVNDITMTIGPGVTGLLGPNGAGKSTLINMMGGFLAPSTGTVTLDGRPVWRNEAIYRHIGIVPEREAMYDFLTGREFVLANAELHGLGAEAARKALATVEMEYAQDRRIATYSKGMRQRVKMASALVHDPSLLLLDEPFNGMDPRQRMQLMELLRRMGDEGRTVLFSSHILEEVEQLAWHIEVVVAGRHAASGDYRRIRRLMTDRPHRYLVRSSDDRALAAALIADPSTSGIEVDHAEGALRIQAVDFGRFTALLPRVARDHGIRLLTVSPSDESLESVFSYLVAA, encoded by the coding sequence ATGAGCACTCTCTCCCTCGACCACGTCTCCCGCTGGTTCGGCAACGTGGTCGCCGTCAACGACATCACCATGACGATCGGTCCCGGTGTCACCGGACTCCTCGGCCCCAACGGCGCGGGGAAGTCCACGCTGATCAACATGATGGGCGGCTTCCTGGCCCCCTCCACCGGCACCGTCACCCTCGACGGCCGGCCGGTGTGGCGCAACGAGGCGATCTACCGGCACATCGGCATCGTCCCCGAGCGCGAGGCGATGTACGACTTCCTCACCGGCCGCGAGTTCGTCCTGGCCAACGCCGAGCTGCACGGCCTGGGCGCCGAGGCCGCCCGGAAGGCGCTCGCCACGGTGGAGATGGAGTACGCGCAGGACCGCAGGATCGCCACCTACTCCAAGGGCATGCGCCAGCGCGTGAAGATGGCGAGCGCCCTCGTCCACGACCCCTCGCTGCTCCTGCTGGACGAGCCGTTCAACGGCATGGACCCGCGCCAGCGCATGCAGCTCATGGAGCTGCTGCGGCGCATGGGCGACGAGGGCCGCACGGTGCTGTTCTCCTCCCACATCCTCGAAGAGGTCGAGCAGCTCGCCTGGCACATCGAGGTCGTCGTCGCCGGACGCCACGCGGCCAGCGGCGACTACCGCAGGATCCGCCGCCTGATGACCGACCGGCCCCACCGCTACCTGGTGCGCTCCAGCGACGACCGGGCCCTGGCCGCCGCGCTGATCGCCGACCCCTCGACGTCCGGCATCGAGGTCGACCACGCCGAGGGCGCGCTGCGCATCCAGGCCGTCGACTTCGGCCGGTTCACTGCCCTGCTGCCGCGGGTGGCCCGGGACCACGGCATCCGGCTGCTCACGGTCTCGCCGTCCGACGAGTCCCTCGAGTCCGTCTTCTCGTATCTGGTCGCGGCGTAG
- a CDS encoding ABC transporter permease, which produces MYDPTVARLTYRALLGRRRALILGALPVLLLVIAVVVRGLSGADDQTAADVLGGFALATMVPIIGVIAGTGAIGPEIDDGSVVYLLSKPVKRPTIIFTKLIVAIAVTMVFSAVPTMIAGLVLNGNGQQIAVAYTVAALVASIAYAALFLLLGTVSRHAVVFGLVYALIWEALFGSLVPGARTLSVQQWSLAVAQKVADGNLVTSDVGLPTATVLLVAVTVLATWYAGQKLRSLTLAGEE; this is translated from the coding sequence ATGTACGACCCCACAGTCGCCCGGCTCACCTACCGGGCCCTGCTCGGCCGCCGCCGGGCCCTCATCCTGGGCGCGCTGCCCGTGCTGCTGCTCGTCATCGCCGTGGTGGTGCGCGGCCTGTCCGGAGCCGACGACCAGACCGCGGCAGACGTGCTGGGCGGCTTCGCCCTCGCCACGATGGTGCCGATCATCGGCGTGATCGCCGGTACGGGGGCGATCGGCCCGGAGATCGACGACGGCTCGGTGGTGTACCTGCTGTCGAAGCCGGTCAAGCGGCCGACGATCATCTTCACCAAGCTGATCGTCGCGATCGCCGTGACGATGGTCTTCTCCGCCGTGCCGACGATGATCGCCGGCCTGGTCCTCAACGGCAACGGCCAGCAGATCGCCGTCGCCTACACGGTGGCCGCGCTGGTCGCCTCGATCGCGTACGCCGCCCTCTTCCTGCTGCTGGGCACGGTCTCCCGGCACGCGGTGGTGTTCGGGCTGGTCTACGCCCTGATCTGGGAAGCCCTGTTCGGCTCCCTGGTGCCCGGGGCGCGCACGCTGAGCGTCCAGCAGTGGTCGCTGGCGGTGGCGCAGAAGGTCGCCGACGGCAATCTGGTCACCTCCGACGTCGGCCTGCCGACGGCGACGGTGCTGCTGGTGGCGGTGACCGTACTGGCAACCTGGTACGCCGGGCAGAAGCTCCGGTCCCTGACGCTGGCCGGGGAGGAGTGA